A genome region from Petrotoga sibirica DSM 13575 includes the following:
- the mnhG gene encoding monovalent cation/H(+) antiporter subunit G gives MKVIGDVLIIIGGIFYLLGGLGIFRMPDVFNRIQAGTKATTLGAFSLILGVGFLNPSWFLKSLILVVFMTITNPVGSSVLARASYLHGSKISKLQKDDLKGLYEKEEMSQDD, from the coding sequence ATGAAGGTGATCGGAGACGTTTTAATAATAATTGGAGGAATTTTCTATCTGTTGGGAGGTTTGGGGATATTCAGAATGCCAGATGTTTTCAATAGGATACAGGCGGGCACGAAAGCCACAACTTTAGGTGCATTTTCTTTAATTTTAGGAGTCGGATTTTTAAACCCTTCGTGGTTTTTGAAGTCACTAATCTTAGTTGTTTTTATGACCATTACTAATCCCGTTGGGAGTTCCGTTTTAGCCCGTGCTTCCTATTTACACGGTTCAAAAATATCTAAATTACAAAAAGATGACTTAAAGGGTTTGTATGAGAAAGAGGAGATGAGTCAAGATGATTGA
- a CDS encoding Na(+)/H(+) antiporter subunit B, whose product MKKFVAALLTFTVAFFIFSLLYDSQSFFPKYGEKDLNNTISQRYLEKNTDETRPYPESGSANIVTSVVVNYRGFDTLGELTVLFISAMGVALLLNVGKERIVFRVKPNFILKAGVRIITGIILIVGIYIFVHGHLTPGGGFPGGAMIASSVLLMYISDDKFKEKMKAFNVLEGTSGVLVIVLGLIGLFAFNSFLYNFLPSGEIGHLFSAGLTPILYVLIGLKVGSELSNIIGNFLTQGGEE is encoded by the coding sequence ATGAAGAAGTTTGTTGCAGCTTTACTGACGTTTACTGTTGCCTTTTTTATATTCTCGTTACTGTACGATTCACAAAGTTTCTTTCCAAAGTATGGGGAGAAAGATTTAAATAACACCATTTCACAAAGATATTTAGAAAAGAACACAGATGAAACCAGACCTTATCCGGAATCAGGATCAGCCAACATTGTCACTTCTGTAGTTGTTAATTATAGAGGATTTGACACCTTAGGAGAATTAACCGTCCTTTTCATTTCGGCAATGGGGGTAGCGTTGCTTTTAAATGTAGGAAAAGAAAGAATTGTATTTCGAGTGAAACCAAATTTCATTCTCAAAGCAGGTGTCCGAATTATAACTGGAATCATATTGATCGTTGGGATTTATATCTTCGTTCACGGTCATCTAACCCCGGGTGGAGGATTTCCAGGGGGGGCTATGATAGCCTCATCAGTTTTATTGATGTACATAAGCGATGATAAATTTAAAGAGAAGATGAAAGCCTTCAACGTACTTGAAGGCACCTCGGGAGTTTTGGTTATAGTCTTAGGGTTAATAGGGCTTTTTGCTTTCAATTCATTTTTGTACAACTTCTTACCATCGGGTGAGATTGGTCACCTTTTCAGCGCAGGATTGACACCTATACTATATGTGTTGATAGGGTTAAAAGTTGGTTCTGAATTGTCAAATATCATAGGTAACTTTTTAACACAGGGGGGAGAAGAATGA
- a CDS encoding LCP family protein has translation MKINILRILSFVFLIFLTLSFIIPLVKNIQLDRSSIELPYYFLVLGKDENIESSTRTDVIILGGIDKGNIVFLPIPRDLLITIDQRERRINSVFEIYGIEGLKKEVEKLSGVQISDYIVFDYSIFKSIGDLFAPIDIYIESDMSYQDYHQNLHIDFKKGYNKLNGEELLYYVRYRDTSGDLGRIERQKNAVMALLNEVQSASINKLIEAIDIGLSNTINSFEIKDLLFLYNQVKDAQMEFISFPYLIKDSYVVVDETKIPQIQYKLKTFKTYSNQNNDKSKIIITKNFSSKLYNFYTYVFDVWKKPGYQIKVLDETFDGLSDQYSYVLFRNVEEQRKEKIKTDLKETFGTNFIEIEDKYKYFQLINFISENLLDPTVYDAVVVLNERW, from the coding sequence TTGAAAATAAATATTTTAAGAATTTTATCTTTCGTTTTTCTGATTTTTTTGACACTCAGTTTTATAATACCTTTAGTTAAGAATATTCAATTAGATCGATCTTCCATTGAACTTCCTTACTATTTTTTGGTTCTGGGAAAAGATGAAAATATTGAAAGTTCAACAAGAACCGATGTTATAATCTTAGGGGGGATCGATAAAGGGAATATAGTTTTTCTACCCATACCAAGGGATCTTTTGATCACTATCGATCAAAGAGAAAGGCGAATAAACTCTGTTTTCGAAATTTACGGCATCGAAGGACTTAAAAAAGAGGTTGAAAAATTAAGCGGTGTACAAATTTCGGATTACATAGTTTTTGATTATTCCATATTTAAAAGTATTGGTGATTTATTTGCTCCAATAGATATATACATAGAATCTGATATGAGTTACCAAGATTATCATCAAAATTTACATATAGATTTTAAAAAAGGATATAATAAGTTAAATGGTGAAGAATTATTGTATTATGTAAGGTATCGAGATACATCGGGAGATTTAGGAAGAATAGAGCGTCAAAAAAATGCTGTAATGGCTTTATTGAATGAGGTCCAATCCGCTAGTATAAATAAACTCATTGAAGCGATTGATATAGGTTTATCTAACACCATTAATTCTTTTGAAATCAAAGATCTACTTTTTCTGTATAACCAGGTGAAAGATGCTCAGATGGAATTCATCTCGTTCCCCTATTTAATCAAAGATAGCTATGTGGTCGTTGACGAAACTAAAATACCCCAAATTCAATACAAGTTGAAAACTTTTAAAACATATTCTAATCAAAACAATGATAAATCAAAAATAATCATCACCAAAAACTTTTCCAGCAAGTTGTATAATTTCTATACCTATGTTTTTGACGTATGGAAAAAACCAGGCTATCAGATCAAGGTTTTGGACGAAACCTTTGATGGTTTAAGTGATCAGTATTCCTATGTGCTTTTTAGGAACGTTGAAGAACAAAGAAAAGAAAAGATAAAAACAGATTTGAAAGAAACATTCGGAACAAACTTCATCGAAATAGAAGACAAGTACAAATATTTTCAGTTGATAAACTTTATTTCAGAAAATTTGCTCGATCCAACGGTTTATGATGCAGTGGTGGTTCTTAATGAAAGGTGGTAA
- a CDS encoding Na+/H+ antiporter subunit E: protein MKKFVSTFVVLLVIWLFMTSFNLSEFIVGLLVSIVLAGVISRLVDYEFDFSVVYKVPLFVIVYVPFFVCKMFLSNIDVARRVLTPKIPLNPGFVKIPVDLKGDVGKLTLANSVTLTPGTLSVDADDENLYIHWIDIKGENEKDYKKHVTATFEKILGRIYK, encoded by the coding sequence GTGAAGAAATTTGTTTCGACTTTTGTTGTTCTTCTAGTAATCTGGCTGTTCATGACTTCTTTTAACCTTTCTGAATTTATTGTTGGATTGTTAGTTTCAATTGTTTTAGCAGGTGTCATTTCACGTCTTGTGGATTATGAATTTGATTTTTCTGTTGTATACAAAGTACCTTTATTTGTGATTGTATACGTGCCTTTTTTCGTCTGCAAAATGTTTTTATCTAATATCGATGTTGCGAGAAGGGTTTTGACACCAAAAATTCCTTTAAACCCTGGTTTCGTGAAAATTCCTGTTGATTTGAAGGGTGACGTTGGCAAGTTAACTCTGGCAAATTCCGTTACTTTAACCCCTGGGACCTTATCAGTAGATGCCGATGATGAAAACCTGTATATTCATTGGATAGATATAAAAGGTGAAAACGAAAAAGATTACAAAAAACATGTAACGGCGACTTTCGAAAAAATTTTGGGGAGGATATACAAATGA
- a CDS encoding complex I subunit 5 family protein, which translates to MINPVLLIVIPLLLAFVGVMFKNFSKSLLFFGLVLNTIFAFFVQKGSYELGGWQPPFGINLLVDNYSLFGIVLINVLFLVSSLIGIKKIGKYSLPLLIALAGLNGMVLTNDLFNFYVFFEIATISAYIISTLHGKYHHTFNYLVLGSVGSSLYLLGIIIVYAIVGSLNMSNLSLHFSGLSANIQLIVSILIFSGLAVEAKLLPFNSWVRGVYANVNTLTAPLFSAVYASTIFLVFGRFFSNLITVNGPLFNIFITITFITFIFAEASATATKNMREILTFSSIGQAGLITGLFLIGGGYAAILQLINNAFAKIVMFSTAANVYENNSSDSIDQAAGIFRKYPLVGFGFTVSALSLIGLPLFYGFYAKFNIINTAFNTNWIIPLVILLGSLLEGVYYIRMLVKLWVPGEEHEETTEKLTTKFSMNKLFVISVVAVVVGFLFIMGGIYPELFVDFVQSVSAPLNNILSYLSMGVM; encoded by the coding sequence ATGATTAATCCTGTGCTTTTAATTGTTATCCCTTTACTTTTAGCGTTCGTTGGGGTAATGTTTAAAAACTTTTCTAAATCTCTTTTGTTTTTTGGTTTGGTTTTAAACACCATCTTTGCTTTTTTTGTACAAAAAGGAAGTTACGAACTTGGAGGTTGGCAACCACCATTTGGTATCAACTTGTTGGTGGATAATTATTCTTTATTCGGGATAGTATTAATTAATGTTTTGTTTCTCGTTTCTTCTCTGATTGGAATAAAGAAAATTGGTAAATATTCATTGCCATTGTTAATAGCTTTAGCCGGACTCAACGGAATGGTTTTAACTAACGATTTATTCAACTTCTACGTTTTCTTTGAAATAGCCACCATTTCAGCTTATATAATATCAACGTTACATGGAAAGTATCATCATACGTTTAATTATTTGGTTTTAGGTTCCGTGGGATCTAGTTTGTATTTACTTGGAATAATTATTGTATATGCCATTGTTGGAAGTTTGAACATGTCTAATTTGTCTCTTCACTTTTCAGGACTTTCAGCAAATATTCAACTGATAGTTTCTATTTTAATTTTTTCAGGTTTAGCGGTTGAGGCAAAACTTTTACCTTTTAATAGTTGGGTTAGAGGTGTTTATGCCAATGTAAACACCTTGACTGCCCCATTATTTTCCGCAGTTTATGCGTCAACAATTTTTTTGGTGTTTGGAAGGTTCTTTTCAAATCTAATTACGGTTAACGGGCCTTTGTTTAATATATTTATCACAATTACCTTTATAACCTTCATATTTGCCGAAGCTTCTGCCACCGCTACAAAGAATATGAGAGAGATACTTACTTTCTCAAGTATTGGACAGGCAGGATTGATTACTGGGCTATTTTTAATAGGTGGAGGGTACGCAGCTATTTTACAACTGATAAATAATGCCTTTGCTAAGATAGTAATGTTTTCTACCGCTGCGAACGTTTATGAGAATAACTCAAGTGATTCTATCGATCAGGCTGCTGGAATATTTAGAAAGTATCCTTTAGTAGGTTTTGGATTTACAGTTTCTGCTTTGTCTTTGATAGGTCTTCCTTTGTTCTACGGTTTTTATGCAAAATTCAACATTATAAACACTGCTTTCAATACCAATTGGATTATTCCGTTAGTAATCTTGTTGGGAAGTTTGTTGGAAGGTGTTTATTATATAAGAATGCTAGTTAAACTATGGGTACCAGGTGAAGAGCATGAGGAAACTACTGAAAAGTTGACAACCAAATTTTCCATGAACAAGTTATTTGTTATAAGTGTCGTAGCTGTAGTTGTTGGGTTCTTATTCATTATGGGAGGAATCTACCCAGAACTATTCGTAGATTTTGTACAGAGCGTATCCGCACCTTTAAATAATATCTTATCTTATTTATCAATGGGAGTGATGTAA
- a CDS encoding cyclic 2,3-diphosphoglycerate synthase, giving the protein MGAAGRDFHNFNVYYRDNPDYEVVCFTATQIPDIEGRLYPKELAGELYPNGIPIESETNLVNLIKENNIDEVVLSYSDLPFSYVMEKASLVLASGADFTLLGPNNSMVKSKKPIISICAVRTGSGKSQTTRRVLDILKNKGLKVVSIRHPMPYGNLVKQKVQRFATYEDLDRHECTIEEREEYEPHIDRNSVIYAGVDYEEILRRAEEENPDVILWDGGNNDFSFYKPDLSIVVVDPHRAGHEVSYFPGMTNLIMADVLVINKEETATLEGIEKVRANIEKWNPNATVIDAASPLFVKNPSIIRGKRCLVIEDGPTLTHGEMTYGAGFIAAKKFGASEIIDPRPYAVGSIVNTYKKYTHLDKILPAMGYGKKQIKELEESINKSDAEVVIIGTPIDLTRIMDIKKPTVRVTYELQEIGKPDLEEVLSNFIANK; this is encoded by the coding sequence ATGGGAGCTGCAGGTAGAGATTTTCATAATTTCAACGTTTATTATCGAGATAATCCTGACTACGAAGTTGTTTGCTTCACAGCCACACAGATCCCTGACATCGAAGGAAGGCTTTACCCCAAAGAACTCGCTGGAGAGTTGTATCCCAATGGGATACCCATAGAATCAGAAACAAATCTAGTCAATCTTATCAAAGAAAACAACATCGACGAAGTTGTGTTATCCTACAGCGATTTACCCTTTTCGTATGTAATGGAAAAGGCTTCTTTAGTGCTTGCTAGTGGGGCAGATTTTACACTTCTGGGTCCAAACAATTCCATGGTGAAATCCAAAAAACCTATTATTTCGATTTGTGCCGTTAGGACCGGATCAGGGAAAAGTCAAACAACGAGGAGAGTTTTGGATATTCTAAAAAATAAAGGTTTAAAAGTAGTTTCAATCAGACATCCAATGCCTTATGGGAACCTAGTAAAGCAAAAAGTACAAAGGTTTGCCACTTACGAAGATCTAGATAGACACGAATGTACAATTGAAGAAAGAGAGGAGTATGAACCTCATATAGATAGGAACTCTGTCATCTATGCAGGTGTTGATTACGAAGAGATATTGAGACGGGCAGAAGAAGAAAATCCCGATGTTATATTATGGGATGGGGGCAACAACGATTTTTCATTTTATAAACCTGATTTATCTATTGTTGTAGTCGATCCACACAGAGCCGGTCATGAAGTATCCTACTTCCCTGGCATGACCAATTTAATTATGGCAGATGTTTTAGTTATCAATAAAGAAGAAACAGCAACATTGGAAGGTATTGAAAAAGTAAGAGCAAATATAGAAAAATGGAATCCAAACGCAACAGTGATCGATGCTGCATCTCCCTTATTCGTTAAAAATCCTTCTATTATAAGAGGGAAGAGATGCCTTGTTATTGAAGATGGCCCAACCTTAACTCACGGCGAAATGACTTATGGAGCCGGTTTTATAGCTGCCAAAAAATTTGGAGCCTCTGAAATAATCGATCCAAGGCCTTATGCAGTTGGTTCAATAGTAAATACTTATAAGAAATACACTCATCTTGATAAAATACTTCCCGCGATGGGTTATGGAAAAAAACAGATAAAAGAACTGGAAGAAAGTATCAATAAATCCGATGCTGAAGTTGTGATTATAGGTACACCAATTGATCTAACAAGAATTATGGACATAAAAAAACCAACAGTTAGGGTAACTTACGAGTTACAAGAAATCGGTAAACCGGATTTGGAAGAAGTTTTAAGTAATTTTATAGCCAACAAATGA
- a CDS encoding pyridoxamine kinase translates to MYLKEKPIKRVAAIHDLSGFGKASLTVVIPILSSMEIQVCPIPTAILSTHTGGFKEYTFLDLTDNMKDIIEHWKKIDLSFDAIYSGFLGSEKQIDIVLEFIQYFSQKNETLVVVDPVMGDDGKLYATITEDLVKDMKKLISKSHVITPNLTEACFLLDEKYDQDISEEMLKSWVKRLSDMGPEVVIITSVPDESKSKIGVLAYERTNNRFWKITNNYIKALYPGTGDAFASVIVGSLLNGDSVPMAIDRATQFVSACLKASYGYKYPQREGILLEKVLDTLNAPTFLQSYEIF, encoded by the coding sequence ATGTATTTGAAAGAGAAACCTATTAAAAGAGTAGCTGCAATTCATGATCTTTCAGGTTTTGGGAAAGCTTCTTTAACCGTGGTAATCCCTATATTATCTTCTATGGAGATTCAAGTCTGTCCAATCCCCACTGCCATACTATCAACCCATACAGGAGGATTTAAGGAATACACTTTTTTGGATTTAACAGACAACATGAAAGACATCATAGAGCATTGGAAAAAAATCGACTTAAGTTTTGATGCAATTTATAGTGGTTTTTTAGGGTCAGAAAAACAGATAGATATTGTGTTAGAGTTTATACAATATTTTTCACAAAAAAATGAAACCCTAGTAGTTGTTGATCCAGTAATGGGAGATGATGGGAAACTTTACGCTACCATTACAGAAGACTTGGTCAAAGATATGAAAAAACTAATTTCCAAGTCCCATGTAATAACACCAAATTTAACGGAAGCCTGTTTTCTCTTGGATGAAAAGTACGACCAAGATATTAGTGAAGAGATGTTGAAAAGCTGGGTAAAACGTTTGTCAGACATGGGACCAGAAGTCGTTATTATAACAAGTGTTCCTGATGAATCTAAATCAAAAATAGGGGTATTAGCTTATGAAAGGACAAATAATAGGTTTTGGAAAATCACCAATAACTACATAAAAGCTTTATACCCTGGTACAGGGGACGCTTTTGCAAGCGTTATCGTTGGTAGTCTTTTAAACGGAGACAGTGTACCGATGGCAATAGACAGGGCTACTCAATTCGTGTCTGCGTGTTTAAAAGCTAGTTATGGTTATAAATATCCCCAAAGGGAAGGCATACTCTTAGAAAAAGTGCTTGATACTTTGAACGCCCCGACATTTTTACAAAGCTATGAGATTTTTTAG
- a CDS encoding carbohydrate kinase family protein yields MCVSIIGGINIDFKGSSHQKLSFKTSNPGRIFYSSGGVARNVAHNLCKLEVPVNLFGVVGDDIFGEVILTELNNLKINTNFIKNCDNCRTGVYLAILDEKKDMMVSISDMDIIKEINVNYIEKYKDTLLHSKLVFLETNLETQTIEYILKVLENTNVYTVFNAVSNQKVKKLKNITEEIDYLTLNFSELKSLIEQENLDFYDEKSIQTIFSDKFPNISNLIVTNGDMGVLFLTNRFKKTEFFSVGKVEDFEIIDANGAGDAFTAGLIYGIYEDADIEKCIEYGIKASHITLKSPKTVADDLSTKIFD; encoded by the coding sequence ATGTGTGTATCAATAATTGGTGGAATAAATATTGATTTTAAAGGATCTTCCCACCAAAAATTATCGTTCAAAACTTCAAACCCCGGTCGTATCTTTTATTCTTCTGGTGGTGTTGCTAGAAACGTTGCACACAATTTATGCAAATTAGAAGTGCCTGTTAATTTGTTTGGAGTAGTTGGGGACGATATATTTGGTGAAGTAATTTTAACGGAACTAAATAACTTAAAGATAAATACTAATTTTATCAAGAATTGTGATAATTGCCGTACTGGTGTTTACCTCGCTATTTTAGACGAAAAGAAAGATATGATGGTTTCTATATCAGACATGGATATTATTAAAGAGATAAATGTAAATTACATAGAAAAATATAAAGATACCTTACTCCACTCGAAACTAGTCTTTCTTGAAACGAATTTAGAAACACAAACGATAGAATACATACTTAAAGTTCTTGAAAACACGAACGTTTACACAGTTTTTAATGCGGTATCAAATCAAAAAGTAAAAAAATTAAAAAATATAACTGAAGAAATTGATTACCTGACTCTAAACTTCTCAGAATTGAAATCTTTAATTGAGCAAGAAAATTTGGATTTTTACGATGAGAAATCTATACAGACTATTTTTTCTGATAAATTCCCCAATATTTCTAACTTAATTGTAACAAATGGGGATATGGGGGTTCTATTTTTAACCAATCGATTTAAAAAAACAGAGTTTTTTTCTGTAGGTAAAGTTGAAGATTTCGAAATAATCGATGCCAATGGTGCTGGAGACGCTTTTACTGCGGGGCTTATCTATGGTATTTATGAAGATGCTGATATAGAAAAATGCATTGAATATGGAATAAAAGCTTCCCATATTACCCTAAAAAGCCCAAAAACAGTGGCAGATGATCTATCTACAAAAATTTTTGATTGA
- a CDS encoding sodium:proton antiporter, whose product MSQYLFLALFLVGIYGLLSSKNLIKMLISLNLLELGSNLFIISIGYVKGGNAPIITVESVSNYVDPLPQALVLTAIVIGFGTTALGLAFIRKVYFEKGSIEIDEIRGGSDD is encoded by the coding sequence ATGAGTCAGTATTTATTTTTAGCGCTTTTTTTGGTTGGAATCTACGGCTTACTCTCATCTAAGAATTTGATTAAGATGCTTATTTCACTCAACCTTTTAGAGTTAGGGTCGAATCTCTTCATTATATCTATTGGATACGTTAAAGGTGGTAACGCACCGATCATAACGGTTGAATCTGTTTCAAATTATGTTGATCCACTCCCTCAAGCGTTGGTGTTAACAGCGATTGTTATAGGTTTTGGGACTACCGCTTTAGGCTTGGCTTTTATTAGAAAAGTATACTTTGAAAAAGGGTCTATCGAAATAGATGAAATTAGAGGTGGTTCAGATGATTAA
- a CDS encoding pseudouridine-5'-phosphate glycosidase: MTPYLEIKEEVYQALKENRPIVALESTIISHGMPYPQNVEVAKNVEDIIRKKGAVPATIAIIKGKMKVGLSKEELEFMATSKNILKASRMDLPVVLAKGFNAATTVAATMIIAELVGIKVFVTGGIGGVHRNAQETFDISADLQELAKTNVAVISAGPKAILDLQLTKEYLETFGVPVIGYQTDELPCFFSRESGINVAYRVETPKEIASIMKTKWDLGLQGGIFIANPIPKEYSLNFEEIDKTIDNAIEEAKKQKIKGKELTPFLLSKINELTKGDSLKANIELVYNNAKLGAEIAKEFNILS; the protein is encoded by the coding sequence ATAACCCCATACTTAGAGATTAAAGAAGAAGTCTACCAAGCTTTGAAAGAAAATAGACCTATAGTTGCTTTAGAATCAACTATCATTTCACATGGAATGCCTTACCCACAAAATGTAGAAGTAGCTAAAAATGTAGAAGATATAATAAGAAAAAAGGGAGCAGTTCCAGCAACTATAGCGATTATAAAAGGTAAAATGAAAGTAGGATTATCAAAAGAAGAATTAGAATTTATGGCCACCTCCAAAAACATATTGAAAGCAAGCAGGATGGATCTCCCTGTGGTCCTTGCAAAAGGTTTTAACGCCGCTACAACGGTCGCAGCAACTATGATAATAGCTGAACTTGTTGGAATTAAAGTCTTTGTAACAGGGGGAATAGGGGGTGTACATAGAAACGCTCAAGAAACGTTCGATATCTCCGCAGACCTGCAAGAACTTGCGAAAACAAACGTGGCGGTGATATCTGCCGGACCTAAAGCTATATTAGATCTTCAATTAACTAAAGAATACCTCGAAACTTTTGGCGTACCAGTGATCGGATATCAAACGGACGAGCTTCCATGTTTTTTTTCAAGGGAAAGTGGGATAAATGTAGCTTATAGAGTAGAAACTCCTAAAGAAATCGCATCAATAATGAAGACAAAGTGGGACTTGGGCCTACAAGGGGGCATTTTTATTGCAAATCCTATTCCTAAAGAGTATTCACTGAATTTTGAGGAAATAGATAAAACAATAGACAACGCAATAGAAGAGGCTAAAAAACAAAAAATAAAAGGTAAGGAATTAACCCCCTTTCTCCTTTCAAAAATAAACGAATTAACAAAGGGGGATAGTTTAAAAGCAAATATTGAATTAGTCTACAACAATGCCAAACTTGGTGCAGAAATAGCAAAGGAGTTTAACATCCTATCTTAG
- a CDS encoding monovalent cation/H+ antiporter complex subunit F, translating into MIEIVVFGLIGIGVFFSVLRMIIGPEITDRIVSLDTLNVMITGVIVLLSQIFKNEIYLDIAIVYGVLSFLETVVLSRYLEAKK; encoded by the coding sequence ATGATAGAGATTGTCGTGTTTGGCCTGATTGGAATAGGGGTGTTTTTTTCGGTCTTGAGAATGATAATTGGTCCTGAAATAACTGATAGAATCGTATCTTTGGATACGTTGAACGTCATGATCACAGGAGTTATTGTCTTGCTGTCTCAAATCTTTAAAAATGAAATTTATTTGGATATTGCAATAGTTTATGGGGTGCTATCCTTTTTGGAAACGGTTGTTCTTTCCAGATATTTGGAGGCGAAAAAATGA
- a CDS encoding Na(+)/H(+) antiporter subunit B, which yields MIETIGVIIGFIMILFALMAIESKKLLNSIIFLSMTSLLSVVEFIIMKAPDVAITQAVIGSGLMTSLFVFTLMTMKKSGEK from the coding sequence ATGATTGAAACAATTGGTGTAATCATTGGTTTTATAATGATCCTCTTCGCTTTGATGGCTATTGAATCAAAAAAGTTGTTAAATTCCATCATTTTTTTATCGATGACTTCTTTGCTTTCAGTTGTGGAATTTATTATTATGAAAGCTCCAGATGTTGCTATAACTCAAGCTGTTATAGGTTCGGGTCTGATGACCTCGCTCTTCGTATTTACTTTGATGACTATGAAAAAGAGTGGTGAAAAATAA
- a CDS encoding arginine deiminase, whose product MNLSVYSEIGKLEKILLHRPGKELENLSPHYLSDLLFDDIPFLYKAQEEHDYFANVLRDNGVEVLYLTELLTETLNDIDLKEKFVKEFLQFSEIYNSFIYALLKDYLFSLDTKEMVDTIISGIRSDELEINRNIFSLRVRRADMELPFFLPPMPNLYFQRDPVAILGKGACVNRMKTSARRREVMLMEYVIKYNKKFDGTPLYYEKDYPYPIEGGDILVLSEKVLAIGISQRTSPEAVEILAKKFLKENSDTFDKIIAFIIPDNRAYMHLDTIFTMVDYDKFLVHANLKEDIDTFIITKSKEGFDFYEEEESLENILRKHLNLDHVEIIKCGNADIIASHREQWNDGSNSLAIEPGKVITYDRNYITNRELEKSGIEVLTIPSSELSRGRGGPRCASMPLIRRRYS is encoded by the coding sequence ATGAATTTATCGGTGTACTCAGAAATCGGAAAATTAGAAAAAATCCTTCTACATAGACCGGGAAAAGAGTTAGAAAATTTATCTCCTCATTATCTTTCTGATCTGTTATTTGACGATATTCCTTTTTTGTATAAAGCTCAAGAAGAACATGATTACTTTGCAAATGTTTTAAGAGACAATGGTGTAGAAGTTTTATATCTTACTGAATTGTTGACAGAAACGCTTAATGATATAGATTTAAAAGAAAAATTTGTCAAAGAGTTTTTACAATTCTCAGAAATATACAATAGCTTCATTTATGCTCTTTTAAAAGATTATTTGTTTTCCTTAGATACCAAAGAAATGGTGGATACTATAATATCAGGTATACGTTCTGATGAACTAGAAATAAACAGGAACATCTTCTCTTTGAGGGTTAGAAGAGCAGATATGGAATTGCCTTTTTTCCTTCCTCCCATGCCTAACCTATATTTTCAAAGGGATCCTGTGGCGATTTTGGGAAAAGGTGCCTGTGTGAACAGAATGAAAACTTCAGCAAGAAGAAGAGAAGTCATGCTTATGGAATATGTCATAAAATACAACAAAAAATTTGATGGTACCCCATTGTATTACGAGAAGGATTACCCTTATCCAATAGAGGGTGGGGATATCTTAGTGTTAAGCGAAAAAGTTTTAGCGATAGGAATTTCTCAAAGAACTTCACCAGAAGCCGTCGAAATACTTGCTAAAAAGTTCCTCAAAGAAAATAGCGACACCTTTGATAAGATAATCGCATTTATAATACCTGATAATAGGGCTTATATGCATTTAGATACCATATTCACAATGGTTGATTACGATAAATTTCTAGTACATGCAAATTTAAAAGAAGATATAGATACTTTCATTATTACTAAGTCTAAAGAGGGATTCGATTTTTATGAGGAAGAAGAAAGTTTGGAAAATATATTAAGAAAACATCTTAATTTAGATCATGTCGAAATTATTAAATGTGGAAACGCTGATATAATAGCATCACACAGGGAGCAGTGGAATGACGGCTCCAACAGTTTGGCAATAGAACCTGGAAAGGTTATTACCTACGACCGAAATTACATCACCAACAGAGAATTAGAAAAATCGGGGATAGAAGTTTTAACCATACCGTCCAGTGAATTATCTAGAGGAAGGGGAGGCCCTAGGTGCGCTAGTATGCCACTTATAAGGAGGAGATACTCTTGA